The following coding sequences lie in one Variovorax terrae genomic window:
- a CDS encoding phosphotransferase has product MSDFDHFVGTRAVSDKHAFDVAALSTWLGQNLEGFAGPLSVEMFKGGQSNPTYKLITPSQSYVMRAKPGPVAKLLPSAHAVEREFAVMKGLHGTDVPVAKMYCLCEDESIIGRAFYVMEFVQGRVLWDQALPGMDPAERAAIYDEMNRVISALHTVKFAERGLSSYGKPGNYFERQIGRWSKQYVASITQPIPEMDKLIEWLPAHIPASARDEAKVSIVHGDYRLDNLMFHPTEPRVLAVLDWELSTLGHPLADFSYHCMAWHIPPGSFRGIGGLDVASLGIPTEEAYIRRYCERTGITTPEALKADWNFYMAYNLFRLAAILQGIAKRVEAGTASSAQAVSSAAGARPLAQMAWKFAQQA; this is encoded by the coding sequence ATGAGCGACTTCGATCATTTCGTCGGCACCCGTGCCGTCTCCGACAAGCACGCCTTCGACGTGGCGGCCCTGAGCACCTGGCTCGGCCAGAACCTCGAAGGCTTCGCCGGTCCCTTGAGCGTGGAGATGTTCAAGGGCGGCCAGTCCAATCCCACCTACAAGCTCATCACGCCATCGCAGAGCTATGTGATGCGCGCCAAGCCCGGCCCGGTGGCCAAGCTGCTCCCCTCGGCCCACGCCGTGGAGCGCGAGTTCGCGGTCATGAAGGGCCTGCACGGCACCGACGTGCCGGTGGCCAAGATGTACTGCCTGTGCGAGGACGAATCGATCATCGGCCGCGCCTTCTACGTGATGGAGTTCGTGCAGGGCCGCGTGCTGTGGGACCAGGCCCTGCCCGGCATGGACCCAGCCGAACGCGCCGCCATCTACGACGAGATGAACCGCGTCATCTCTGCGCTGCACACCGTGAAGTTCGCCGAGCGCGGTTTGAGCAGCTATGGCAAGCCCGGCAACTACTTCGAGCGCCAGATCGGGCGCTGGAGCAAGCAGTACGTGGCCTCGATCACGCAGCCCATTCCCGAGATGGACAAGCTCATCGAGTGGCTGCCGGCCCACATCCCGGCCAGCGCGCGCGACGAGGCCAAGGTCTCGATCGTGCACGGCGACTACCGCCTGGACAATTTGATGTTCCACCCGACCGAGCCGCGCGTGCTGGCCGTGCTCGACTGGGAGCTGTCCACGCTCGGCCACCCGCTGGCCGACTTCAGCTACCACTGCATGGCCTGGCACATCCCGCCGGGCTCGTTCCGCGGCATCGGCGGGCTGGACGTGGCCTCGCTGGGCATTCCCACCGAGGAAGCCTACATCCGGCGCTACTGCGAGCGCACCGGCATCACCACGCCCGAGGCGCTGAAGGCCGACTGGAATTTCTACATGGCCTACAACCTGTTCCGCCTCGCTGCCATCCTGCAGGGCATCGCCAAGCGCGTGGAAGCCGGCACCGCCTCGAGCGCGCAGGCCGTGAGCTCCGCCGCCGGCGCCCGGCCGCTGGCCCAGATGGCCTGGAAGTTCGCCCAGCAGGCGTAA
- a CDS encoding HpcH/HpaI aldolase family protein: MTQINRTKARLQEGGLALGMGLRQARTVDIATIAGTSGFDWLFIDMEHNSMSIDTACQIAMAAVATGVTPLVRVPGHQHYHCARALDNGALGVVVPHVDTAEEARAIVDACRYPPMGHRSIAGNMPGLGFASLPVGEATQRMNDETLVVVMLETPKAIENADEIAAVEGIDVLLVGTNDLCAEMGIHGDFANPRVPEAYRKVLAACARHGKHPGMGGVYDPKLMAEYIGLGMRFILSGNDLAFLMAGARERSSMLRAIAL, translated from the coding sequence ATGACCCAGATCAACCGCACCAAGGCACGTCTCCAGGAAGGCGGCCTCGCCCTCGGCATGGGCCTGCGCCAGGCCCGCACCGTGGACATCGCCACCATCGCCGGCACCAGCGGGTTCGACTGGCTGTTCATCGACATGGAGCACAACTCGATGAGCATCGACACGGCCTGCCAGATCGCCATGGCCGCCGTGGCCACGGGCGTGACGCCGCTGGTTCGAGTGCCGGGCCATCAGCACTACCACTGCGCCCGCGCCCTGGACAACGGCGCGCTGGGGGTGGTGGTGCCGCACGTGGACACGGCCGAAGAGGCGCGCGCCATCGTCGATGCCTGCCGCTACCCGCCGATGGGCCACCGTTCGATCGCCGGCAACATGCCCGGCCTGGGTTTTGCCAGCCTCCCGGTGGGCGAGGCCACGCAGCGCATGAACGACGAAACCCTGGTGGTGGTGATGCTCGAAACCCCCAAGGCCATCGAGAACGCGGACGAGATCGCCGCCGTGGAAGGCATCGACGTGCTGCTGGTCGGCACCAACGACCTGTGCGCCGAAATGGGCATCCACGGGGATTTCGCCAACCCGCGCGTTCCGGAGGCTTACCGCAAGGTGCTGGCGGCCTGCGCGCGCCACGGCAAGCATCCGGGCATGGGCGGCGTCTACGACCCCAAGCTCATGGCGGAGTACATCGGCCTGGGCATGCGCTTCATCCTCTCGGGCAACGACCTGGCTTTCCTGATGGCCGGCGCGCGCGAGCGCTCTTCCATGCTGCGCGCCATTGCGCTGTGA
- a CDS encoding glutathione binding-like protein has translation MIEVFSWPTPNGHKVHIMLEECGLPYKAIPVNIGSGDQFKPDFLAISPNNKIPALIDPQGPDGQPISLFESGAILLYLAGKTGKLLPRTDRGRYEVLQWLMFQMGGVGPMLGQAHHFRMYAPEKIPYAIERYSNEAKRLYGVIDRQLSRNRYIAGKQYSIADIAIFPWLRSWANQGIVLADYPHLEKWFAEIAERPAVQRGVKVLADLRRPITDDKARDVLFGKTQYQQR, from the coding sequence ATGATCGAGGTTTTTTCCTGGCCCACGCCCAACGGCCACAAGGTTCACATCATGCTGGAGGAATGCGGCCTGCCCTACAAGGCCATTCCGGTCAACATCGGCAGCGGCGACCAGTTCAAGCCCGACTTCCTGGCCATCAGCCCCAACAACAAGATCCCGGCCCTCATCGACCCGCAGGGCCCGGACGGCCAGCCCATCTCGCTGTTCGAGTCCGGCGCCATCCTGCTCTACCTCGCGGGCAAGACGGGCAAGCTCCTGCCGCGGACCGACCGGGGCCGCTACGAGGTGCTGCAGTGGCTGATGTTCCAGATGGGCGGCGTCGGCCCGATGCTCGGCCAGGCGCACCATTTCAGGATGTATGCGCCGGAAAAGATTCCCTATGCCATCGAGCGCTACAGCAACGAAGCCAAGCGCCTGTACGGCGTGATCGACAGGCAGTTGTCAAGGAACCGCTATATCGCCGGCAAGCAGTATTCGATCGCCGATATCGCGATCTTCCCCTGGCTGCGCAGTTGGGCCAACCAGGGCATTGTCCTGGCGGACTACCCGCATCTGGAAAAGTGGTTTGCAGAGATCGCCGAACGCCCCGCGGTGCAGCGCGGCGTCAAGGTGCTGGCCGACCTGCGCCGGCCCATCACCGACGACAAGGCGCGCGACGTCCTGTTCGGCAAGACGCAGTACCAGCAGCGCTGA
- a CDS encoding GntR family transcriptional regulator — MENIVRIDEAKHGQLGEAVRHRIEQMVLTGAIPAGERINELQLATQLHISRGPLREALRTLEHAGLLVAVPNRGVFVKKVELADALHLYDVRAGLARVTGRLVAQHASREQLDQLRAIYQQMEEAVASDDIAGFYAGNLSFHSQLIAYAGNPRLTAMSESVRNELQLYLRDAVVGPARLRKSQAEHRQILEAIVDGDVERAAAAFEFHILAGKQRMLEYLGGRGEAVSPLRLAP, encoded by the coding sequence ATGGAAAACATTGTAAGAATTGACGAGGCGAAGCACGGCCAACTGGGTGAGGCCGTGCGGCACCGGATCGAGCAGATGGTGTTGACCGGCGCCATCCCCGCCGGGGAGCGCATCAACGAGCTGCAGCTCGCCACCCAGCTCCATATCAGCCGGGGCCCGTTGCGCGAGGCCCTGCGCACGCTCGAGCATGCGGGCCTGCTGGTGGCCGTGCCGAATCGCGGCGTGTTCGTGAAGAAGGTCGAGCTCGCGGACGCGCTGCACCTGTACGACGTGCGTGCAGGGCTGGCGCGGGTGACGGGCCGGCTGGTGGCCCAGCATGCCTCGCGCGAGCAGCTCGATCAGCTGCGCGCCATCTACCAGCAGATGGAGGAGGCCGTGGCGTCCGACGACATCGCCGGCTTCTATGCGGGCAATCTGTCCTTCCATTCCCAGTTGATCGCGTATGCGGGCAACCCGCGCCTCACGGCCATGAGCGAGTCGGTGCGCAACGAGCTGCAGCTCTACCTGCGCGATGCCGTGGTCGGCCCGGCGCGCCTGCGCAAATCGCAGGCCGAGCATCGCCAGATCCTGGAGGCCATCGTGGACGGCGACGTCGAGCGCGCCGCAGCCGCCTTCGAGTTCCACATCCTGGCCGGCAAGCAACGCATGCTTGAGTACCTGGGCGGCCGCGGCGAGGCGGTATCGCCGCTGCGGCTCGCTCCCTGA
- a CDS encoding 2-keto-4-pentenoate hydratase: MPVPNPLDLDALAREFLAARQARQPLPPLLARHPGWSADQAYALAETIAAHRRQGGERCVGRKIGLTNPAGWAAMKTAAPIWGYVYDSSLVMAQAGRARVDLGQAMAPRIEPEIGFCLRRAIDPAATSFEALLSCIEWVAPCFEIIDCHFPEWSFQASEAIADFGVHYRLVVGEPYRLAAAPHEALAAALGDCAVTLSLNGDVAERGGGANTLGHPLQALRALVGLLASQPLSTPLQPGDIITTGTLTTPRDIGAGQRWRMQVEGLELAPLELELAGA, from the coding sequence ATGCCCGTTCCGAACCCTCTCGATCTCGACGCCCTGGCGCGGGAATTCCTCGCCGCCAGGCAAGCCCGCCAGCCGCTGCCGCCGCTGTTGGCCCGGCATCCCGGCTGGTCGGCCGACCAGGCCTACGCGCTGGCCGAAACCATCGCCGCCCATCGCCGCCAAGGCGGCGAGCGCTGCGTCGGGCGCAAGATCGGCCTGACCAACCCCGCGGGCTGGGCCGCCATGAAGACGGCGGCGCCGATCTGGGGCTATGTCTACGACTCCAGCCTGGTCATGGCGCAGGCGGGCCGGGCCCGGGTCGATCTGGGCCAGGCCATGGCGCCGCGCATCGAGCCCGAGATCGGCTTTTGCCTGCGCCGGGCCATCGACCCCGCGGCCACCAGCTTCGAGGCGCTGCTGTCGTGCATCGAGTGGGTGGCGCCTTGCTTCGAGATCATCGATTGCCATTTCCCCGAATGGTCCTTCCAGGCCTCGGAAGCCATTGCGGATTTCGGCGTGCACTACCGGCTGGTGGTGGGGGAGCCGTACCGGCTGGCCGCCGCGCCGCACGAGGCGCTGGCCGCCGCACTGGGCGATTGCGCGGTCACCCTGAGCCTGAACGGCGATGTGGCCGAGCGCGGCGGCGGCGCCAACACGCTGGGCCATCCGCTGCAGGCGCTCAGGGCGCTGGTCGGCCTGCTGGCCTCGCAGCCGTTGTCGACACCGCTGCAGCCAGGCGACATCATCACCACCGGCACGCTGACCACGCCGCGGGACATTGGCGCCGGACAGCGCTGGCGAATGCAGGTCGAGGGCCTGGAGCTGGCGCCGCTGGAACTGGAGCTGGCCGGGGCCTGA
- a CDS encoding NAD(P)-dependent oxidoreductase, with protein MTDISKQHVIGFVGLGVMGKSMARNLLQAGFTVVVYNRSGTAADELVALGGRRADSLAALAAQCDVVGLCLPDTPDVEQVLFGAHGMAPALRRGSVVIDFSTIAAPATVDFAARLRQAGVELLDSPVSGGPKGASEGTLSCMIGGDAEVLARCMPVFRAIGKTFTHIGPSGAGQLCKSCNQLAVFGTVMAVFEALTLARKSGIDPDKVRDALLGGSAQSFVLQNHARRFLDGQYAPGFRVTLMQKDLRLAHAAAQDAASFAPVAALAEQLLAALRNTGRADLDSTALGLLYEDLSGIVR; from the coding sequence ATGACTGATATCAGCAAGCAACACGTGATCGGCTTCGTCGGCCTCGGCGTCATGGGCAAATCCATGGCGCGCAACCTCCTGCAGGCGGGATTCACCGTCGTGGTCTACAACCGCAGCGGCACCGCTGCCGACGAACTGGTGGCGCTGGGCGGCCGGCGCGCCGATTCCCTTGCGGCGCTGGCCGCGCAGTGCGACGTGGTGGGCCTCTGCCTGCCCGACACGCCCGACGTCGAGCAGGTGCTGTTCGGCGCGCACGGGATGGCCCCGGCGCTGCGGCGCGGCAGCGTGGTGATCGACTTCAGCACCATCGCCGCACCGGCCACGGTGGACTTCGCCGCGCGCCTGCGGCAGGCCGGCGTGGAACTGCTCGACTCCCCGGTCTCGGGCGGCCCCAAGGGCGCGAGCGAGGGAACCTTGAGCTGCATGATCGGCGGCGACGCCGAGGTGCTGGCGCGCTGCATGCCCGTGTTCCGGGCCATCGGCAAGACCTTCACCCACATCGGCCCCAGCGGCGCGGGCCAGTTGTGCAAGTCGTGCAACCAGCTCGCGGTGTTCGGCACGGTCATGGCTGTGTTCGAGGCGCTGACGCTGGCGCGCAAGTCGGGCATCGATCCCGACAAGGTGCGCGATGCGCTGCTGGGCGGCTCGGCCCAGAGCTTCGTGCTGCAAAACCATGCCCGCCGCTTTCTCGACGGGCAGTACGCACCCGGCTTTCGCGTGACGCTGATGCAGAAGGACCTGCGGCTTGCGCATGCTGCCGCGCAGGATGCGGCCAGCTTCGCGCCGGTCGCAGCCCTGGCCGAGCAACTGCTGGCGGCCCTGCGCAACACCGGCCGCGCCGACCTCGACAGCACCGCGCTCGGGCTGCTGTACGAAGACCTGTCCGGCATCGTCCGCTGA
- a CDS encoding acyl-CoA dehydrogenase family protein, with amino-acid sequence MDFDYSPKTKELQAKVLKFMDDHIYPAEARYAAELAANTAAGKRWTALKTIEELKPKAQAAGLWNLFLPVDSAAASGYEGAGLTNQEYAPLAEIMGRVPWAPEVFNCSAPDTGNMETIARYGDEANKARWLKPLLEGKIRSAFAMTEPEVASSDATNICTRIERQGDEYVINGHKWWISGAADPRCAVFITMGKTDPEAPRHSQQSMVLVPADAKGIRIVRPLNVFGYDDAPHGHVEMYFENVRVPVSNILLGEGRGFEIAQGRLGPGRIHHCMRLIGLAERALELMCKRASSRVAFGKPVAAQTVTQERIAEARCKIDMARLLTLKAAWLMDVAGNKVAKTEIAMIKVVAPTMACQVIDWAMQAHGGGGMCDDFPLAYAYAGARTLRFADGPDEVHRNAIAKWELGKYGSYGRDAEAPVTRGG; translated from the coding sequence ATGGATTTTGACTACTCCCCCAAGACCAAGGAACTTCAGGCCAAGGTGCTGAAGTTCATGGACGACCACATCTACCCGGCCGAAGCCCGGTACGCCGCGGAGCTGGCGGCCAACACGGCGGCGGGCAAGCGCTGGACCGCCCTGAAGACCATCGAGGAACTCAAGCCCAAGGCCCAGGCCGCGGGCCTGTGGAACCTGTTCCTGCCGGTGGACAGCGCGGCCGCCTCCGGCTATGAGGGCGCGGGCCTGACCAACCAGGAGTACGCACCGCTGGCCGAGATCATGGGCCGCGTGCCCTGGGCGCCCGAGGTCTTCAACTGCTCGGCGCCCGACACCGGCAACATGGAGACCATCGCGCGCTACGGCGACGAGGCCAACAAGGCACGCTGGCTCAAGCCCCTGCTCGAAGGCAAAATCCGCTCGGCCTTCGCCATGACCGAGCCCGAGGTCGCCTCCAGCGACGCCACCAACATCTGCACCCGCATCGAGCGCCAGGGCGACGAGTACGTCATCAACGGCCACAAGTGGTGGATCTCCGGCGCGGCCGACCCGCGCTGCGCGGTCTTCATCACCATGGGCAAGACCGACCCCGAGGCGCCGCGCCACTCGCAGCAGAGCATGGTGCTGGTGCCGGCCGATGCCAAAGGCATCCGCATCGTGCGCCCGCTCAACGTGTTCGGCTACGACGACGCGCCGCACGGCCACGTCGAGATGTACTTCGAGAACGTGCGCGTGCCGGTGTCCAATATCCTGCTCGGCGAAGGCCGCGGCTTCGAGATCGCCCAGGGCCGCCTCGGCCCGGGCCGCATCCACCACTGCATGCGCCTGATCGGCCTGGCCGAGCGCGCGCTGGAGCTGATGTGCAAGCGCGCCTCCTCGCGCGTGGCCTTCGGCAAGCCGGTGGCCGCGCAGACGGTGACGCAGGAGCGCATCGCCGAGGCCCGCTGCAAGATCGACATGGCGCGCCTGCTCACGCTCAAGGCCGCCTGGCTGATGGACGTGGCCGGCAACAAGGTGGCCAAGACCGAGATCGCGATGATCAAGGTGGTGGCGCCCACCATGGCCTGCCAGGTGATCGACTGGGCCATGCAGGCCCACGGCGGCGGCGGCATGTGCGACGACTTCCCGCTGGCCTACGCCTATGCCGGTGCGCGCACCCTGCGCTTTGCCGACGGCCCGGACGAAGTGCACCGCAACGCCATCGCCAAGTGGGAGCTGGGCAAGTACGGCAGCTACGGCCGCGATGCCGAGGCGCCGGTCACGCGCGGCGGCTGA
- a CDS encoding alpha-hydroxy acid oxidase, which yields MTVDSTLAAGAAREAGTPAAYQPPQRLRRILSLDDFERAARSHLPRPVYSFVASGAEDEHSMRGNRAAYAEFGFVTRVLRDVSLRSQKTTLFGQTHDAPFGIAPLGLSALSAYRGDLVLARAAGAARIPMVLSGSSLIRMEDVAAEGTGAWFQAYLPGDEARTQALVERVARAGFRNLVITLDTPVAANRENNVRAGFSIPLRPSLRLAWDGLSHPRWLAGTFLQTLLRHGMPHFENNYATRGVPILSPNVLRSYSERGHLHWAHFDQVRRLWKGNLIVKGILSQEDARQARDHGADGIIVSNHGGRQLDGAVAPLRVLPGIVAACPELPIMIDGGIRRGTDVLKALALGAKFVFVGRPFVFAAALAGQAGVRHAIGILSEEIDRDMGLLGLNSLADLEPSHLFPLAGPRGAA from the coding sequence ATGACCGTTGACAGCACCCTGGCGGCGGGCGCGGCGCGCGAAGCCGGCACGCCCGCCGCGTACCAGCCGCCCCAGCGCCTGCGCCGCATTCTCAGCCTTGATGATTTCGAGCGCGCGGCCCGCAGCCACCTGCCGCGCCCCGTCTATTCCTTTGTCGCCAGCGGTGCCGAGGATGAGCATTCGATGCGCGGCAACCGCGCGGCCTACGCCGAATTCGGCTTCGTCACGCGGGTGCTGCGCGATGTCTCCCTGCGCTCGCAGAAAACCACCCTGTTCGGCCAGACCCATGACGCTCCCTTCGGCATCGCGCCGCTGGGACTGTCTGCGCTGTCGGCCTACCGCGGCGACCTGGTCCTGGCCCGCGCAGCGGGCGCGGCCCGCATTCCCATGGTGCTCAGCGGCTCCTCCCTGATCCGCATGGAGGATGTTGCCGCCGAGGGCACCGGCGCCTGGTTCCAGGCCTACCTGCCGGGCGACGAGGCCCGCACCCAGGCCCTGGTCGAGCGCGTGGCGCGGGCCGGCTTTCGCAACCTGGTGATCACGCTCGACACGCCGGTGGCCGCCAACCGCGAGAACAACGTGCGCGCGGGCTTCAGCATTCCGCTGCGGCCCAGCCTGCGATTGGCCTGGGACGGCCTGTCGCACCCGCGCTGGCTGGCCGGCACCTTCCTGCAGACGCTGCTGCGCCATGGCATGCCGCATTTCGAGAACAACTATGCGACGCGCGGCGTGCCCATCCTGTCGCCGAACGTGCTGCGCTCCTACTCCGAGCGCGGCCATCTGCACTGGGCGCATTTCGACCAGGTACGCCGCCTGTGGAAGGGCAACCTCATCGTCAAGGGCATCCTGTCGCAGGAGGACGCCCGGCAGGCCCGCGACCACGGCGCCGACGGCATCATCGTCTCCAACCACGGCGGGCGCCAGCTCGATGGCGCGGTGGCGCCGCTGCGCGTGCTGCCGGGCATCGTGGCCGCCTGCCCGGAACTGCCCATCATGATCGACGGCGGCATCCGCCGCGGCACCGACGTGCTCAAGGCCCTCGCGCTGGGCGCGAAATTCGTGTTCGTCGGCCGGCCCTTCGTGTTCGCCGCGGCGCTGGCCGGCCAGGCCGGTGTGCGGCATGCCATCGGCATCCTGTCCGAGGAAATCGACCGCGACATGGGGCTGCTGGGCCTCAACAGCCTGGCCGATCTCGAACCCTCCCACCTGTTCCCCCTGGCTGGGCCGCGCGGCGCAGCCTGA